The following DNA comes from Camelina sativa cultivar DH55 chromosome 14, Cs, whole genome shotgun sequence.
gttaaaagTCGATCgatcatcatcatattcaaaTTGTCGTCTAAAGGCATAAAACCACCACACCATCGAAGATTCGGAACTGAGAATTTCTCAATTCCTCTCTCCTTCCGAAgtgtttttttccttgtttgcGAGATAGGTAAGTAAAATGCTTTCCTCTGTTACGAGTTTCTCTTTTTGGTACTTTACTTAAATgtcaaaaacctttttttttttaaggatcgAGGGTTCGAATTTAATGTCGATTACGATTATGCGAACGAAATCTAGGAATCGATTTCTAGTTTTTCCGAGTTTGAAATCAGTTCCATAGGGTAAAATTCGTTGACTTGTGAATATTCTAGGTCTAcggaacatatatatttgtctattaGTTGTTGGTTTAATCGGTTGATCATGGAGTAGAGTAACTTGAATTTACATCTTCTCATATAGTATTTTTGACTTTACTTGTggaaatttttgttgattttttcacaattctgtttttgttttgttttgttttgttttgtgtgtatatatggaCTTAAAAACCTTATCCTGATAACTAAActattcatattttttggtttctactGATATTACTACTATGAgcaaaaatcttgtttttgtgtCTGTAATGTTCTGTTACTGCACACAGCATCATGATTAGCGAAATGGAAACTGTTTATTACCTTTTTAGTTGGTATCTGAACATCCTCTTTGTTATTAAATGAGTCTAAGAAGCTGAACTGTTGGTTGACATATACTGTTTACAGTGTAGTTAGCTCGTACGTGTGAGAGAAGAGTGTAATGAGCTGTTTTGGTTggtgtgggagtgaggatttcCGTAACTCTGCTGACACCGGACCTAGGCCTGCGCACAACCCAgcaggtttcttttttttcatatttcaaCTGCATTACTTGTCTTCAGTCTTTCGCTTAGTGTTCATCCCTTTGGATTCTAAGTTAATGGGATTTTCATTGTTCTAAAGGTTACAATGGAGGCCACTATCAAAGAGCTGATCCACCCATGAACCAGCCAGTAACTCCCATGCAGCCTATCTCTGTACCAGCCATTCCTGTGGATGAACTGAAAGATATAACCGATAACTATGGCTCCAAGGCCTTGATTGGTGAGGGTTCTTACGGAAGAGTGTTTTACGGTGTTCTTAAAAGCGGTGGCGCAGCTGCCATCAAGAAACTTGACTCTAGTAAGCAGCCAGATCAAGAATTTCTTTCCCAGGTAGGTGTCACAGTCTTACAGAATACATTAATGCATTTTCTTAGGGGCATTCATCTCGTAAAGTATATTGCCAAAACGAATTACCCCGGCTTAACGTAGACCTTATGTTTTCTATGTGCAAATGGTCCAGCATCAAACCACTCCTTTGGGAATGTTctgtctagtttttttttgttactgaCGTAGAAAATTTTAACAGATATCAATGGTTTCGAGATTGCGAAACGACAATGTCACTGCACTTATGGGTTATTGTGTTGATGGCCCTCTCCGTGTTCTTGCTTATGAATATGCTCCTAACGGATCTCTTCATGATACTCTCCATGGTgagtaattaaacttaaaaccaTTGCTTGGGTATGGATCAGTCACTCAATACTTAGAACATCTGGAAAGCAAGTTACAGCAGGAAGAAACTAATGAAACGTGATGATCTTTGGTGCAGGCCGAAAAGGGGTCAAAGGAGCACTGAGAGGTCCTGTTATGACGTGGCAACAGAGAGTTAAAATCGCTGTAGGTGCAGCCAGAGGACTTGAGTACTTGCATGAGAAGGTGAACCCTCAGGTTATCCACCGAGACATCAAATCCAGTAACGTACTTCTTTTTGATGACGATGTTGCCAAAATTGGTGATTTTGATCTGTCTGATCAAGCCCCTGACATGGCTGCTCGCCTTCACTCAACTCGTGTGCTAGGAACCTTTGGCTATCACGCTCCAGAGTAATACCCTTTTCAAGATTTTCTTTATCCTGAACAGTTATTTTCAGCTTGTTTCATTCAGACTAATCTACACGTCTTCACTCAAAAACGTTTGGTTCTCATGCTCTGATGTTATGAAATACTTATTTATTCACATGGATTTCGTTTTTCTTACCCGTACCTGCTATTGCATCTCTTCTTGACGAatctaaagcttgaatatttttgCTCTGTATTTCAGATACGCAATGACAGGAACGTTGAGCTCCAAGAGCGATGTGTACAGTTTTGGTGTTATTCTACTGGAGCTCCTTACGGGTCGTAAACCAGTCGATCACACCTTACCGCGTGGACAACAAAGTCTAGTGACATGGGTAATGTTTAGTGcattcttctctgcttcttaTTCTGGTTTGCTGAATCGATAAGAGAGGCTTTTTAAGAAGACCAAAATTGTGATAAGCTCATTAGTCtgttaaaaatgacaaaaatgggGTCAAAACCTCAAAGAAACTTAGATAATAAGCCCTCCTTAGGCCAAACTTAGGATGTCAAAACAACTTAAGACGCTGGAAGAAGCAATAATTTTTTCCATATAGATTACTGCGACTCGTAATGTTTCCTGAAATGAATTATTGTtgctaaataataataaagagatTGTGTGTTGTCTCAGGCAACCCCTAAACTAAGTGAAGACAAAGTGAAGCAATGCGTTGATGCAAGACTACTCGGAGAGTACCCTCCCAAAGCTGTTGCCAAGGTATTAATCTCAAAATTGCTTTCCTctcattctttcactagaccaTACAAGTTTCAACTTAGAAGACTAGTTTATGTGAGTGCTGACATTAGAACCAAACTAGCGAAACCTCAGTTCTGAGATTGCCTTTTCTTGCaaataccaaagaaaaaagtgatACTTGCAGTCCGCAGTCATCTACATGACGATTGAAACATTTGATGAGTCTGATTTTATTTGCCATATGGTGCGATATAATGATCAGCTAGCTGCGGTGGCTGCACTCTGTGTGCAATATGAGGCAAATTTTAGACCAAACATGAGCATCGTGGTGAAGGCACTTCAACCTCTTTTAAACCCTCCTCGTTCTGCTCCGCAGACTCCTCATAGGAACCCCTATTGATCAGATATTCAATCCCCATCTCATCTTTTTAAAGATGATTTATCAAAGTGTATCatacgtttttttcttctttctaagtGTAAATTTCTGGGACTTTATCTCATTAACCCTTCATTCAAATCCCACATTTGAAGAGCTATGTATGTATGTCTCTgtcattatatttttatgtttagtttGTGAAGGAGGACgaaccaaattttgtttgtttatcgtaaatttatgaattaaaataattatttcgaaataattttaattCACGCGAACACATTAAACACGtcaaaacaaacagaaaagTAAGTGAGCGACATCCTCACTGTTATTGATGTACTTTGCACGAAAACAAAACAGTAGTGGCAACTTAACTAAGCAACCACCATTGAAGAAGGGGAGTTATACTCAGATGGTGGTTTATCTCTTTCATATCTCGTACAAAAACTTCTCAAACAGTTTCATGTGTTCAGATTGGAGGGAAATGGCCAAGGATAAGCTGCCATCATCAGTAGGACTTGGTAGCAAAAAAGACAAACCCTCGAATGCAATTGCACCAGGTCCCATAAATAGGGGACGACCCCAACCAAAGTCTGCATCATAGATGGGTAATTTGGCCCAGCTTGTGATTCCCAAATTTGGGCATTTGTAGGTATGTGCACCGCGGACCAGTGCTGACAGATCAGGCTGCATCTCCAGGTAGTCAAGAGCAGACCTCAGATACTCATCGTCCATGCGAACTATAACGTCATGAATCATCCCTGCAGCATACCATGTTGGCTTTGATAGAAGATCCCCAGCAACAGTCAATGGTGTCGCAGTGAATACCACATTGCCAAAGTAACCAGGGGGTAGCTGCGGCGAAGTCTGGACCTTCCATCAATTGCAATGTACAGCTTGGTCTCTTGGTCGTCTGGCAGTCCGCGCGCTTTGCCCACTGCTCTCCACACGTGGCCAGCCAAGACCTCGTATGAGCTGTAGCTAACAGTGTTCCCATCCTGCTTGGATTTAGCCTTGAGAGCAAGAAGAAGCTCACgtgatattttgaaaatagagACAGTGGTATCATGAGGGCCTGGTTTGGAGGACGAAGGGATCCTCATAGTGGGGGAAGGCTTATATT
Coding sequences within:
- the LOC104742329 gene encoding pto-interacting protein 1 isoform X2; the encoded protein is MSCFGWCGSEDFRNSADTGPRPAHNPAGYNGGHYQRADPPMNQPVTPMQPISVPAIPVDELKDITDNYGSKALIGEGSYGRVFYGVLKSGGAAAIKKLDSSKQPDQEFLSQISMVSRLRNDNVTALMGYCVDGPLRVLAYEYAPNGSLHDTLHGRKGVKGALRGPVMTWQQRVKIAVGAARGLEYLHEKVNPQVIHRDIKSSNVLLFDDDVAKIGDFDLSDQAPDMAARLHSTRVLGTFGYHAPEYAMTGTLSSKSDVYSFGVILLELLTGRKPVDHTLPRGQQSLVTWATPKLSEDKVKQCVDARLLGEYPPKAVAKLAAVAALCVQYEANFRPNMSIVVKALQPLLNPPRSAPQTPHRNPY
- the LOC104742329 gene encoding pto-interacting protein 1 isoform X1, whose protein sequence is MSCFGWCGSEDFRNSADTGPRPAHNPAGYNGGHYQRADPPMNQPVTPMQPISVPAIPVDELKDITDNYGSKALIGEGSYGRVFYGVLKSGGAAAIKKLDSSKQPDQEFLSQISMVSRLRNDNVTALMGYCVDGPLRVLAYEYAPNGSLHDTLHGRKGVKGALRGPVMTWQQRVKIAVGAARGLEYLHEKVNPQVIHRDIKSSNVLLFDDDVAKIGDFDLSDQAPDMAARLHSTRVLGTFGYHAPEYAMTGTLSSKSDVYSFGVILLELLTGRKPVDHTLPRGQQSLVTWVMATPKLSEDKVKQCVDARLLGEYPPKAVAKLAAVAALCVQYEANFRPNMSIVVKALQPLLNPPRSAPQTPHRNPY